TTTTTGAGGAAATACCCTGCGGCAAATATTATTTTCCTTGTAAAAAAGGAGAAAAAATGATACAAAAAGATGTAATTGTAATCGGTTCGGGTCCTGCGGGATATACCGCTTCTATCTATTTGGCGCGGGCTATGCTCAGTCCGCTTTTGTTTGAGGGCTTCGGTATGGGCGGAGTGCTTGGCGGACAACTTATGACCACGGATTTGGTCGAAAATTTTCCCGGATTTCCAAACGGAGTGGGCGGGCAAAATTTAATGATGGAAATGCGCCAACAAGTCGTAAACAACGATGTCGAATGCGTAATGAGCGACGTTTTATCCATAAAAAAAGACGGAGATTTGTTCATTTTAACCGACAGCAACGACGAACAATATTCGGCAAAATCGATAATTGTCGCAACGGGAGCGCAGGCGCGCAGGCTTGATTTGGACAGCGAGCGCAATTTTTGGGCGAAAGGTATTTCTGCGTGCGCGATTTGCGACGGCGGACTTCCGATTTTTCGCAACAAAGACCTTGCCGTAATCGGCGGCGGCGACTCGGCAATCGAAGAGGCGATTTATTTGACAAAATTCGCGCAAAAAGTATATTTAATTCACA
This portion of the Chitinivibrionia bacterium genome encodes:
- a CDS encoding NAD(P)/FAD-dependent oxidoreductase, with translation MIQKDVIVIGSGPAGYTASIYLARAMLSPLLFEGFGMGGVLGGQLMTTDLVENFPGFPNGVGGQNLMMEMRQQVVNNDVECVMSDVLSIKKDGDLFILTDSNDEQYSAKSIIVATGAQARRLDLDSERNFWAKGISACAICDGGLPIFRNKDLAVIGGGDSAIEEAIYLTKFAQKVYLIH